One part of the Dermacentor silvarum isolate Dsil-2018 chromosome 6, BIME_Dsil_1.4, whole genome shotgun sequence genome encodes these proteins:
- the LOC119456293 gene encoding uncharacterized protein LOC119456293 — translation MMTPYALHGVLLLLALRGGSAQQLGILTNPLGTLTNTGSSLNPVNLGTRAWDQTFGKLTNTSASDISKQLTENAIPGVRHRVITDVPLGGHKLAEIFQNATGHVIDCNLLGDKVLIEGVLVVLPESLVTKVTPEEMDEFLDLCGTRENFAGKQKSAFDYIGDIFKSLFIFPGTKWCGAGDVAKNYDDLGPARATDACCREHDHSEENIAAFQSKYGIRNTNLYTMTHCKDDRKFYGCLLNDSSVPSVAVGKIFFNILRTNCFDYTFPKKCVQNNAFYIPLVTEKCKEYKLDPAQPKEWQTFSPPNFWKDYVARKKAQANKVKPVSPSPGQDGASVPVTTEEPEEEPEEEPIEDAEPDNWQKLDPADYSLDATEEPVFEETTPRPAAPRSSGRSRPTGLNLGGLNVVG, via the exons ATGATGACGCCTTACGCCCTTCATGGCGTGCTGTTGCTGCTGGCGTTACGAGGGGGCAGCGCACAGCAGCTGGGCATCCTAACCAATCCGCTGGGCACGCTGACCAACACGGGTTCCAGTCTGAACCCGGTGAACTTGGGGACGCGCGCCTGGGACCAGACGTTCGGAAAACTTACCAACACCTCGGCCTCGGATATCAGCAAGCAGCTGACTGAGAA TGCAATTCCAGGAGTCCGTCATCGTGTCATCACCGATGTGCCCTTGGGAGGACACAAACTTGCTGAAATCTTTCAGAATGCTACCGGTCATGTGATCGACTGCAACCTGCTGGGTGACAA GGTGCTAATTGAAGGCGTCCTGGTAGTGCTGCCAGAAAGTCTGGTAACGAAGGTCACACCCGAGGAAATGGATGAATTTCTGGACCTATGCGGCACACGGGAGAATTTCGCCGGCAAGCAGAAATCTGCGTTTGACTACATCGGCGACATATTCAAGAGTTTATTCATATTCCCAG GCACAAAATGGTGCGGCGCCGGTGACGTGGCCAAGAATTATGACGACCTGGGACCTGCCAGAGCCACTGACGCCTGTTGCCGGGAGCACGACCACTCCGAAGAAAACATCGCCGCTTTCCAGAGCAAATACGGCATCAGGAATACGAACCTCTACACTAT GACTCACTGCAAGGATGACCGAAAATTCTACGGCTGCCTTCTGAATGACAGCAGTGTTCCGTCAGTGGCTGTGGGAAAGATATTCTTCAACATTCTGCGGACCAATTGCTTTGACTACACATTTCCCAAGAAGTGTGTCCAGAACAATGC GTTCTACATCCCTCTAGTAACCGAAAAGTGCAAAGAGTACAAGCTTGACCCGGCCCAACCCAAGGAATGGCAGACGTTCTCGCCTCCGAACTTCTGGAAGGATTACGTGGCCCGCAAAAAGGCGCAGGCCAACAAGGTGAAGCCCGTCAGCCCGAGCCCAGGGCAGGACGGCGCCTCTGTGCCGGTCACCACGGAGGAACCCGAGGAAGAACCAGAAGAAGAGCCCATTGAGGATGCGGAACCCGACAACTGGCAGAAGCTGGACCCTGCTGACTATAGCCTCGATGCAACTGAGGAGCCCGTCTTCGAGGAGACGACGCCGAGGCCCGCGGCTCCGCGTTCGTCCGGACGGTCGAGGCCTACAGGGTTGAACCTTGGAGGCCTTAACGTGGTTGGGTGA